One Candidatus Omnitrophota bacterium genomic region harbors:
- a CDS encoding D-tyrosyl-tRNA(Tyr) deacylase: protein MRLVVQRVTKASVTVNHEVLGRIGRGLVVMVGISETDTPEAAPPLAERLVSLRIFEDDQGKMNLSAGDVGAGFLVIPAFTVYAGTERGRRPDFTSAARPESAEPIFEHFLQALRSSGLQVETGRFRSHMDVELLNDGPVCISLESK from the coding sequence GTGCGTCTTGTTGTACAGCGAGTAACCAAAGCTTCCGTCACCGTGAACCACGAGGTCCTGGGCCGAATCGGCCGGGGCCTTGTGGTCATGGTGGGTATCTCCGAAACCGACACGCCGGAAGCAGCCCCTCCTTTGGCCGAACGCCTGGTCTCTCTCCGGATCTTTGAAGACGATCAAGGAAAGATGAATCTTTCTGCCGGGGATGTGGGCGCAGGTTTTTTGGTGATCCCCGCTTTCACGGTTTATGCCGGCACAGAAAGGGGCCGCCGGCCGGATTTTACCAGCGCTGCGCGACCTGAATCGGCCGAGCCTATCTTTGAACACTTCCTCCAAGCCCTCCGGAGTTCCGGCCTGCAAGTGGAGACCGGGCGCTTCCGCTCCCACATGGATGTGGAGCTCCTCAACGACGGTCCTGTCTGTATTTCCCTGGAATCTAAGTAA
- a CDS encoding translation elongation factor-like protein, which translates to MGKPIGGGQQTGAASAAVPSAGVNGKRLGLVTHYFPKVNAAVIKLENDGLKVGERIRIKGATTDLEFDISSLQIDRKPVESAEKGQHIGLSVSERVRCRDEVYKISPTE; encoded by the coding sequence GTGGGAAAACCCATCGGGGGAGGCCAACAGACCGGGGCCGCATCTGCTGCAGTGCCGAGTGCCGGGGTTAACGGGAAACGTCTGGGTTTGGTGACTCATTACTTTCCCAAGGTCAATGCGGCGGTAATTAAATTGGAGAATGACGGGCTCAAAGTGGGAGAGCGGATCCGTATTAAGGGTGCGACCACGGATTTGGAATTCGATATCAGCTCCCTGCAGATAGACCGGAAGCCTGTGGAGTCCGCGGAAAAGGGCCAGCATATCGGCTTGAGTGTGTCTGAGCGGGTGCGCTGCCGCGACGAGGTCTATAAGATCAGTCCAACTGAGTAG
- a CDS encoding PilZ domain-containing protein — protein sequence MRSSTALSKAFLVSALCLAAVMVFVPSVLSAKESTEHLTTRIQIRTSDPAQFEVQRLNNPPRLALGFTGAPVFSGLPEKTEVNKGNLISVDVIYGKTVEGSTVKPMQSLILTLIDHAPYEVTQDGNLISIAVGSPEGSSARLAVGEMQISAQTSAGAAGRRQAMDQALDAVEGRISGASAGIPMSGAASKVQFTRKAVSPVIVKGDLYGLATQEEISALQNGIWKAVTSPMGFIRLVPREYHETIAWINKRLISFSTIASEPMFALAVVLSLLGLILLWRDYQQTLLEKEFASDPIDRRIESRADLNYFGERCVLYPPMSGNGEEKINVLVRNISAGGIAFDVDNQIEVPEKVNGDLSLLGYRSPIHFSAARVWVRGGGETRKRIGIHFTDIAPSSRRDIRRYVRGRVGSTFTQPMGKTEPGSSDGLFDNGNRKIQTTLEVRLASASSVSVAGDFNGWDARSLPLTRTEDGVWKTVLELEPGSYQYRLLVDGQWMNDPNCQNRTINEFGTENCLIEVGHELSV from the coding sequence ATGCGCAGTTCCACCGCATTGAGTAAAGCTTTCTTGGTCTCCGCATTGTGTTTGGCTGCAGTTATGGTGTTTGTTCCGTCCGTGCTTTCAGCAAAAGAATCGACTGAACATCTCACCACCCGTATCCAAATAAGAACTTCCGATCCCGCACAGTTTGAAGTCCAGCGCCTGAACAATCCTCCGCGTTTGGCCTTGGGCTTTACCGGCGCGCCGGTTTTCAGCGGTCTTCCCGAAAAGACAGAGGTGAACAAAGGAAACCTCATCTCGGTCGATGTGATCTACGGCAAGACAGTCGAGGGCTCTACTGTTAAACCCATGCAGAGCTTGATTCTCACGCTGATTGACCACGCGCCTTACGAGGTAACCCAGGACGGCAACCTCATCAGTATTGCTGTGGGTTCCCCGGAAGGTTCATCCGCCCGACTGGCCGTGGGTGAGATGCAGATTTCCGCACAGACTTCCGCCGGGGCTGCGGGAAGGCGTCAGGCGATGGACCAGGCCTTGGATGCTGTGGAAGGCAGAATCTCCGGCGCATCGGCCGGCATTCCGATGAGCGGAGCCGCTTCCAAGGTGCAGTTTACCCGCAAGGCAGTGTCTCCGGTTATCGTGAAAGGCGATTTGTACGGCCTGGCAACTCAGGAGGAAATCTCCGCGCTGCAGAACGGGATTTGGAAGGCAGTGACCTCGCCCATGGGCTTTATCCGGCTTGTGCCCCGGGAGTATCACGAGACCATTGCCTGGATCAATAAGCGTCTCATCTCTTTTTCCACAATTGCTTCAGAGCCGATGTTTGCCTTGGCTGTGGTTCTGTCCCTCCTGGGATTGATCCTTCTGTGGCGCGACTATCAGCAGACCTTGCTGGAAAAGGAATTCGCGAGTGATCCCATCGACCGCCGCATTGAGTCCCGTGCGGATCTCAATTATTTTGGCGAGAGATGTGTGTTGTATCCGCCTATGAGCGGGAACGGGGAAGAAAAGATCAATGTCTTGGTGCGTAATATCAGCGCCGGCGGCATTGCCTTTGATGTGGATAATCAAATCGAGGTGCCGGAGAAGGTTAACGGCGATTTGTCTTTGCTGGGTTACCGCTCTCCGATTCACTTTAGCGCTGCCCGTGTTTGGGTGCGCGGGGGCGGGGAGACGCGCAAACGCATCGGCATTCATTTCACGGATATTGCTCCCTCTTCGCGCCGTGATATCCGGCGCTATGTGAGAGGGCGCGTGGGTTCTACGTTTACACAGCCTATGGGCAAGACCGAGCCGGGTTCTTCCGACGGGCTTTTTGACAATGGAAACCGGAAGATCCAGACCACGCTGGAGGTGCGGTTGGCCAGCGCGAGTTCTGTGTCCGTGGCCGGGGATTTTAACGGCTGGGATGCGCGCAGTTTGCCCCTGACACGGACGGAAGACGGGGTTTGGAAAACGGTCTTGGAGCTGGAGCCTGGTTCCTACCAGTACCGTCTGTTGGTGGACGGGCAATGGATGAATGACCCGAACTGCCAGAACCGCACGATCAACGAGTTCGGCACAGAGAACTGCTTGATCGAAGTGGGGCACGAACTTAGCGTCTAG